In a single window of the Papaver somniferum cultivar HN1 chromosome 8, ASM357369v1, whole genome shotgun sequence genome:
- the LOC113305976 gene encoding uncharacterized protein LOC113305976, whose translation MLLVQGNYQVLICLLRRLVMVLLLSLRLVFPRSRSDDESCTGFTETSKIKYLTEGHEQLKPILPECWEEIFKGVSQVFHGGVDEVRLAVSKYCSKSGYTVAKVKNDRLRFTGKCGRNAECPWYLHCIPIDTAKSVFAIKKFNGDHKCGGAYKLKDPPLKKKLIKHLFKDQIQSNPSIKPNDMVAQVKNCYGIDIKYHHAYKGKEASKAEIYDDDVKSYTDLIWYVEAIKATNPGSYIKFESDKETKSFQRLFICFAACMEGYRFIRPMLYCDATFLSARFKGTVMAATGMNGNQGFFTFVYALVPGEDIEGWECYCFHHLKNNLPIKKSHEKYKQVQDLFHKAAYCYSVAKYESVLNEMCIIGYGWVSKYIRNIDPKHWANAFFVGCRYGTHSSTIADSFNNWILLERDLPPATLVDEIRINITRMSAERRELDRNYSDSLTPIYKALLKSHVDIGRPWSVTESGNGIYEVHSPRSHDVDMMHMTCTCQRWKVFGFPCAHAAAAITMSGIEMLRFVQSYFGSNHFRHTYDPAIRPIPNYDRPEAYEPEERVLTGIPRPPPGRPPKKRICGAYENERRPMKCSNCKKIGNHNKATCRVLMLEQYA comes from the exons ATGTTACTTGTTCAAGGGAATTATCAAGTTTTAATCTGTTTGTTGAGGAGGCTTGTCATGGTGTTGCTTCTATCTCTTCGTCTGGTATTTCCACGCAGTCGCAGTGACGATGAATCATGCACTGGGTTCACTGAGACTTCAAAGATTAAATACCTGACGGAAGGTCATGAGCAATTGAAACCTATTTTACCCGAATGTTGGGAAGAAATTTTTAAAGGTGTTAGTCAAGTTTttcatggtggtgttgatgaggtTCGCTTAGCTGTCAGTAAATACTGCAGCAAGTCTGGATATACAGTTGCAAAGGTTAAGAATGACAGACTCAGGTTCACAGGCAAGTGTGGTAGGAATGCAGAATGTCCTTGGTATCTGCACTGTATTCCAATCGATACCGCTAAAAGTGTCTTTGCTATCAAGAAATTCAATGGGGATCATAAATGTGGTGGTGCTTATAAGCTGAAGGACCCAcctttgaagaagaaattgattaagCATCTATTCAAGGATCAAATACAGTCAAATCCGTCGATAAAGCCTAATGATATGGTTGCTCAGGTGAAGAATTGTTATGGAATTGACATAAAATACCATCATGCTTATAAAGGGAAGGAAGCATCTAAGGCAGAGATATACGACGATGATGTAAAAAGTTATACAGATCTTATTTGGTATGTTGAAGCAATAAAGGCTACCAATCCTGGCAGTTATATTAAGTTTGAGTCTGATAAGGAGACTAAAAGTTTTCAGAGGCTTTTCATATGTTTTGCTGCCTGTATGGAAGGATACCGGTTCATTCGCCCTATGCTTTACTGTGATGCAACATTTCTCAGTGCGAGATTCAAGGGAACAGTGATGGCTGCCACTGGTATGAATGGAAACCAAG GATTTTTTACTTTTGTGTATGCTTTAGTTCCTGGAGAAGACATTGAAGGGTGGGAGTG TTACTGTTTCcatcatttgaagaataacctCCCCATCAAGAAATCACATGAGAAGTATAAACAAGTTCAAGATTTGTTCCATAAAGCTGCATATTGTTATAGTGTTGCTAAATATGAGTCTGTTTTAAATGAGATGTGTATCATAGGATATGGTTGGGTTTCCAAGTACATCAGAAATATCGATCCCAAGCATTGGGCAAATGCTTTCTTTGTAGGATGTAGGTATGGGACACACTCGTCAACTATTGCAGATTCTTTCAATAACTGGATTCTTCTTGAAAGGGATCTGCCTCCAGCTACTCTTGTTGATGAGATTAGGATAAATATTACGAGGATGAGTGCAGAAAGGCGTGAGCTCGATAGAAATTATAGTGATAGTTTGACTCCCATCTATAAAGCTCTACTCAAGTCACATGTCGATATAGGGCGTCCATGGAGTGTTACGGAGTCAGGTAATGGTATATATGAGGTTCACTCTCCTAGATCTCATGATGTTGATATGATGCATATGACGTGCACTTGCCAGAGATGGAAAGTGTTTGGTTTCCCATGTGCTCACGCCGCTGCTGCTATTACTATGAGTGGTATTGAGATGTTGAGGTTTGTTCAGTCTTACTTTGGTTCGAATCATTTTCGCCATACGTATGATCCTGCAATTCGACCCATTCCCAATTACGACAGGCCAGAAGCGTATGAACCTGAAGAGAGAGTCCTAACTGGTATTCCAAGGCCACCTCCAGGAAGACCACCAAAGAAGCGCATCTGTGGTGCTTATGAGAATGAGAGGAGGCCTATGAAGTGCTCAAATTGCAAGAAGATTGGGAACCACAACAAAGCTACCTGTCGTGTATTAATGCTGGAGCAGTATGCATGA